The DNA region GAGCTCGCGGCGGAGATGGCGGCGGCGGAGACGGAGACGCTGGTCGTCGACGTGCGGGGCAACGAGGGCGGCAACCGGTTGCTGGCCGACCTGCTGGCGTACGTCCTCTACGGGTGGGAGGGCGTGGCGACGGCCCGGGACCGGCCGAGCGCAATCCGCTACTCCGACCGGTTCGTCGCCGAGCGCGGCACCGGCCCGTTCGACCACGCGAGCGAGGGGCGTGACTGGGACCTCCACCCCGGCGAGTACGTGGTCGACGACGGCGATCCGTCGGTCGAGGAACTGCAGCACGGCCTGGGGTCGCTCCCGACGTTCGAACGACTGGAAGCGCCCGACTGGTCCGCCGCCGCCCGCTACACGCCGTCGGACCTCGTCGTCGTCACCGACGCGCGAACGCTCAGCGCGGGGTTCTCGCTGCTCGCGGCGCTCCGCCGACTGGGCGCCGCCGTCGTCGGAACCGCGCCGGTCCAGGCACCGACGTACTTCGGGGACCTGATCGGGTTTTCGCTCCCGAACTCGGGGATCGAGGCGAAGACGGCCACCACGCGGATCGAGACGCTCCCCGACGGTCCCGACGAGGTGCTCGAACCGGATCGGCGGCTGACGAGCGAGGCCTTCGACCGCTACGACTACGACCGCGACGCGAGCGTGCTGCTCGCGCTCGACGAGTACTGCTGACGCTCGAAACCGCGAAAGTCGGGACCGGAATTCAGACCGACTCGAACCGGTAGCCGTCCCACTCCTGGCTCTCGGGCACCTTGATGCCCGCCTCGGGGTCGCGCAGTTCCTCGGCGTAGACCGGCTCGACGGCGTCGCCGGTCTCGACCGCCTCGGTCGTGACCTGCCCGACCGCGCGGACGTAGTCGTCGGTCAGGTCCTCGCCGCCGAGATCGAACTGGACGATCGCGATGGTGTTGGGCGCGCGGACGCCGGGCGGCGTCGCCGTGGACTTCGTCCAGGTGACGACCTCGCCGGTCCGCCCGGAGAGATCGAGCGTCTCCGTCTGTTTCGCCCCGCACTCGGGACAGAGGGTGTGGCCGGGGTACGTGACGTGTCCGTTCTCGCAGACGTGGGCGTCGAACGACATTATCGTGCCTCCATGATGGTGGTGATGACGCAGTTCCCGAACCCGCCGACGTTGCAGGCGAGGCCCGTGTCCGCCTCGACCTGGCGGGGGCCTGCCTCGCCGACGAGCTGTTTGTATATCTCGTAGCCCTGTGCGACCCCGCTGGCGCCCAGCGGGTGCCCCTTCGACTTCAGGCCGCCCGAGGTGTTGATCGGCAGTTCGCCGTCCTTCTCGGTGCGGCCTTGCTCGACCTGCTTCCAGGCTTCGCCGTGCTCGGCGAAGCCACAGCCCTCCATCTGGAGGAACTCAAGGATGGTGAACATGTCGTGGAGCTCCGCCACGTCGATGTCGTCGGGGCCGATCCCGGCCATCTCGTAGGCCATGTCGGACGAATCGACGACGCCCCCCATGACGGTGGGGTCGTCGCGCTCGTGGACGACGTGGGTGTCCGTCGCGCCCGCGATGCCCGAGACGACGGCGTAGTCGTCGGTGATCTCCTTCGCCTTCTCCTCGGTTGTGAACACGAGGCCGGAGCTCCCGTCCGTGATCGGACAGAAGTCGTACAGCCGGAGCGGGTCCGCGACGATCGGACTTTCGAGGGCGGTCTCCTCGTCGATCTCCTTCCGGAACTGGGCGTGGGGGTTGTCGACGCCGTTTTTGTGGTTCTTGACCGCGACCTTCGCAAGCGAGTCCCGGGGCGCGTCGAACCGTTCGAGGTAGTGGCGGGCGGTCATGCCCGCGAACGACGGCAGGGTGAGGCCGTGCTTGTACTCGGCGGGGTGGGTGATCGAGGCGATGATGTCCGTCGACTCGGCGGTCGAGCGGTGGGTCATCTTCTCGCCGCCGACGAGCAGCGTCATGTCGCTCGCCCCGGAGGCGATCGACTGCCAGGCCTCGTAGATGCCCGCGCCGCCCGAGGAGGAGGTCTGGTCGACGCGCTCGCTGTAGGCCGGCATGAGCCCGAGGTCGTGGGCGAGGGCGTTCATGATCCCGCCCTGGCCCTCGAACTCGCCGCTGGCCATGTTCGAGACGTAGAGGTGGTCCACGTCCGCCGGCTCGACGCCGGCGTCGTCGAGCGCGGCCTCGCCCGCCTGGGCGATCAGCTCCCGTATCCAGGCGTCGCGCTCGCCGAACTTCGTCATCGACGCGCCGATCACTGCGACTGTCATGTGTGCCACCTCGGAGGGCTGTAATGTGGGTGTTACGGTG from Halosimplex halophilum includes:
- a CDS encoding Zn-ribbon domain-containing OB-fold protein, which encodes MSFDAHVCENGHVTYPGHTLCPECGAKQTETLDLSGRTGEVVTWTKSTATPPGVRAPNTIAIVQFDLGGEDLTDDYVRAVGQVTTEAVETGDAVEPVYAEELRDPEAGIKVPESQEWDGYRFESV
- a CDS encoding thiolase family protein, which encodes MTVAVIGASMTKFGERDAWIRELIAQAGEAALDDAGVEPADVDHLYVSNMASGEFEGQGGIMNALAHDLGLMPAYSERVDQTSSSGGAGIYEAWQSIASGASDMTLLVGGEKMTHRSTAESTDIIASITHPAEYKHGLTLPSFAGMTARHYLERFDAPRDSLAKVAVKNHKNGVDNPHAQFRKEIDEETALESPIVADPLRLYDFCPITDGSSGLVFTTEEKAKEITDDYAVVSGIAGATDTHVVHERDDPTVMGGVVDSSDMAYEMAGIGPDDIDVAELHDMFTILEFLQMEGCGFAEHGEAWKQVEQGRTEKDGELPINTSGGLKSKGHPLGASGVAQGYEIYKQLVGEAGPRQVEADTGLACNVGGFGNCVITTIMEAR